A portion of the Actomonas aquatica genome contains these proteins:
- a CDS encoding efflux RND transporter permease subunit — MSFRPEDSRFAFTTRRPVAILMVVMAVAVFGWVSYNRLALTLMPDMSYPSLTVRTEYPGSAPEEIETTISQRLEQELGIVPGLTSISSISKAGQSDVILEFQWETDMNVAAADIREKVDQVRLPDDAERPLLLRYDPTLDPIMRLGLAGPQDLYDLRYLAEYDIKRRLEALDGVAAAKIKGGLEELYLVAIDESRLSTLNLNINQVSQRLSQGNVNLPGGNLREGQTEYLIRTMNEFQSLAEVEALIVTRQNGVDIRLRDIAEVSRYHKDREVITAVDGHESIEIEIYKEADANIVEVARRVTEAIYGTPAQQAYVATLPPDGSLPPPTAEERKQMQAAAASARAPGGRGGPGGAGFAARQAEAQRVLRHRANTDFVAFQLPADSSIQTLADQSIFIRNSIDEVKNNAIFGAIIAVGVLFVFLRNLGQTLIIGICIPISIVATFAPMFMTGVSLNIISLGGLALGVGMLVDNAIVVLESIYRCREEGDDLQTAVVRGVSEVGMAVTASTATTVAVFFPIVFVEGVAGQVFGDMALTVVFSLLASLFAALFFIPMLASRDFTGNSQAVGEKLAQGQFLQFPRATANESWGQRLRDTVTGIGLYLVRTLWVLLLPVALVSKILISLLAVVLSPLLWLLGRKAAPGTSLWTRLTSWLADDSCGPFAGEVIWPGLLRFTAATAFGSGCATFAAWISRGRNLFFKAIRALFVVFVLPFLLLRFVFTLFIRTASTVLQAIALWIAATVLLIIRLGALVLQPLVAPGLATFNRGFDLLQNTYPRILRRALDQRWAVMGTAAALFAACWLLLLPRLGRELIPQVHQGEFNLDITLPVGTPLERTYEVTNLIDEAVRVEPEVALTALTAGAEDNATRASEAGEHTARLTVRLKTGTPLSAEEAVIERIRQKFRDFPELKLEVTYPALFSFKSPVEVEVRGHELETLKNLSRTAEARLAEIPGLVDVRSSLQSGNPEIRIIYHRDRLAEYGLSLRTVAELVRNKVQGDVATEYRQAERLIDILVRLQEDDRLGLAELSQLIVNPGGEIPIPLSAVADLRVSEGPSEIRRIDQTRTAVIYANLSGADLATVSREIVSVMESIDFPTGFDYAVSGQNEEMQTSINSLLLAFALALFLVYIVMASQFESLIQPFLIMMTVPLALIGVIGALYLTGTSVSIMVFIGLIILAGIVVNNAIVLIDYINTLQDRGIERTEAIIEAGRARLRPILMTTLTTVLGLAPMALGLGEGSEIRTPMAITVIAGLALSTVLTLVIVPTLYAQFGGHRKVNS; from the coding sequence ATGTCGTTCCGTCCCGAGGACTCGCGCTTCGCTTTCACCACCCGCCGCCCTGTCGCCATCCTCATGGTCGTCATGGCGGTCGCCGTCTTTGGCTGGGTTTCCTACAACCGCCTCGCCCTCACGCTCATGCCCGACATGAGCTACCCGTCCCTGACCGTGCGCACCGAATACCCCGGCAGCGCCCCCGAGGAAATTGAGACCACCATCTCCCAGCGCCTCGAACAGGAGCTCGGCATCGTCCCGGGCCTCACCTCCATCTCCTCCATCTCCAAAGCCGGCCAGTCCGACGTCATCCTCGAGTTCCAATGGGAAACCGACATGAACGTCGCTGCCGCCGACATCCGCGAAAAGGTCGACCAGGTCCGCCTCCCCGACGACGCCGAGCGCCCCCTCCTCCTGCGCTACGATCCCACCCTCGATCCCATCATGCGCCTCGGCCTCGCCGGCCCGCAGGACCTCTACGACCTGCGCTACCTCGCCGAGTATGACATCAAGCGCCGCCTCGAAGCCCTCGACGGCGTCGCCGCCGCCAAGATCAAGGGCGGTCTCGAGGAACTCTACCTCGTCGCCATCGACGAATCCCGTCTCTCCACCCTCAACCTCAACATCAACCAGGTCAGCCAACGCCTTTCCCAGGGCAACGTGAACCTCCCCGGCGGCAACCTGCGCGAGGGCCAGACGGAATACCTCATCCGCACGATGAACGAGTTCCAGTCCCTCGCCGAGGTCGAGGCCCTCATCGTCACCCGCCAAAACGGCGTCGATATCCGCCTGCGCGACATCGCCGAGGTCTCCCGCTACCACAAGGACCGCGAGGTCATCACCGCCGTCGATGGCCACGAGAGCATCGAGATCGAGATCTACAAGGAAGCCGACGCCAACATCGTCGAGGTCGCCCGCCGCGTGACCGAAGCCATCTACGGCACCCCCGCCCAACAGGCCTACGTCGCCACGCTCCCGCCCGACGGTTCCTTGCCCCCGCCCACCGCCGAAGAGCGCAAACAGATGCAGGCCGCCGCCGCTTCCGCCCGCGCCCCCGGCGGTCGGGGTGGCCCCGGCGGCGCCGGTTTCGCCGCCCGCCAAGCCGAGGCCCAGCGCGTCCTCCGCCACCGCGCCAACACCGACTTCGTGGCCTTCCAGCTCCCGGCCGACTCGAGCATCCAGACCCTCGCCGACCAATCCATCTTCATCCGCAACTCCATCGATGAGGTGAAGAACAACGCCATCTTCGGCGCCATCATCGCCGTCGGCGTGCTCTTCGTCTTCCTGCGCAACCTCGGCCAGACCCTCATCATCGGTATCTGCATCCCCATTTCCATCGTCGCCACCTTCGCGCCGATGTTCATGACCGGGGTTTCCCTCAACATCATCTCGCTCGGCGGTCTCGCCCTCGGCGTCGGCATGCTTGTCGACAACGCCATCGTCGTCCTCGAGAGCATCTACCGTTGTCGCGAGGAGGGCGACGACCTGCAGACCGCCGTCGTCCGCGGCGTCAGCGAGGTCGGCATGGCCGTCACCGCGTCCACCGCCACCACCGTCGCCGTCTTTTTCCCGATCGTGTTCGTCGAAGGGGTCGCCGGCCAGGTCTTCGGCGACATGGCCCTCACCGTCGTCTTCTCCCTGCTGGCCTCCCTCTTCGCCGCGCTGTTCTTCATCCCCATGCTCGCCTCGCGCGACTTCACCGGCAACAGCCAGGCCGTCGGCGAAAAACTCGCCCAGGGGCAGTTCCTCCAATTCCCCCGCGCCACCGCCAACGAGTCCTGGGGCCAACGTCTGCGCGACACCGTCACCGGCATCGGCCTCTACCTCGTGCGCACCCTCTGGGTGCTCCTGCTGCCCGTCGCCCTCGTATCCAAAATTCTGATATCGCTGCTGGCCGTCGTCCTCAGTCCCCTGCTCTGGCTCCTCGGCCGCAAAGCCGCCCCCGGCACTTCGCTCTGGACTCGCCTGACCAGCTGGCTGGCCGACGACAGCTGCGGTCCGTTTGCGGGTGAGGTCATCTGGCCCGGCTTGTTGCGCTTCACCGCCGCCACCGCGTTCGGCTCCGGCTGCGCAACCTTCGCCGCGTGGATCAGTCGCGGGCGCAACCTGTTCTTCAAAGCTATCCGCGCGCTCTTCGTTGTGTTCGTGCTGCCCTTCTTGCTGCTGCGTTTCGTCTTCACCCTCTTCATCCGCACCGCCAGCACCGTTCTGCAGGCCATCGCCCTCTGGATCGCCGCCACCGTCCTGCTCATCATCCGCCTCGGTGCGCTCGTCCTCCAGCCGCTCGTCGCCCCCGGTCTCGCCACCTTCAACCGCGGCTTCGACCTCCTGCAAAACACCTACCCGCGCATCCTCCGCCGCGCCCTCGATCAACGCTGGGCTGTCATGGGCACCGCCGCCGCGCTCTTCGCCGCCTGCTGGTTGCTCCTCCTACCGCGCCTCGGCCGCGAACTCATTCCCCAAGTCCACCAGGGCGAGTTTAACCTCGATATCACCCTGCCCGTCGGCACGCCGCTCGAACGCACTTACGAGGTCACCAACCTGATCGACGAGGCCGTCCGCGTGGAACCCGAGGTCGCCCTCACCGCCCTCACCGCCGGCGCCGAAGACAACGCCACCCGCGCCTCCGAAGCCGGCGAACACACCGCCCGCCTCACCGTGCGTCTCAAGACCGGCACGCCCCTCTCCGCCGAGGAGGCCGTCATCGAACGCATTCGCCAAAAGTTCCGCGACTTCCCCGAACTCAAACTCGAGGTCACCTACCCCGCGCTCTTCTCTTTCAAGAGCCCGGTCGAAGTCGAAGTGCGCGGACACGAGTTGGAGACCCTCAAAAACCTCTCCCGCACCGCCGAGGCCCGCCTCGCCGAAATCCCCGGCCTCGTCGACGTGCGTTCCTCGCTCCAATCCGGCAACCCCGAGATTCGCATCATCTACCACCGCGACCGCCTCGCCGAATACGGCCTCTCCCTGCGCACCGTCGCCGAACTCGTGCGCAACAAGGTTCAGGGCGACGTCGCCACCGAATACCGCCAGGCCGAGCGCCTCATCGACATCCTCGTGCGCCTCCAGGAAGACGACCGTCTCGGTCTCGCCGAACTCTCCCAACTCATCGTCAATCCCGGCGGCGAGATCCCTATCCCGCTCTCCGCCGTTGCCGACCTGCGCGTGTCCGAAGGTCCCAGCGAGATCCGCCGCATCGATCAGACCCGCACCGCCGTCATCTACGCCAACCTCTCCGGCGCCGACCTCGCCACCGTCTCGCGCGAAATCGTGTCCGTGATGGAGAGCATCGATTTCCCCACCGGCTTTGACTACGCCGTCTCCGGCCAGAACGAGGAAATGCAGACCTCCATCAACAGCCTGCTCCTCGCCTTCGCCCTCGCCCTGTTCCTCGTCTACATCGTCATGGCGAGCCAGTTCGAGTCGCTCATCCAGCCCTTCCTCATCATGATGACCGTGCCCCTCGCCCTCATCGGCGTCATCGGCGCGCTCTACCTCACCGGCACCTCCGTGAGCATCATGGTCTTCATCGGCCTCATCATCCTCGCCGGCATCGTGGTCAACAACGCCATCGTGCTCATCGACTACATCAACACCCTGCAGGACCGCGGCATCGAGCGCACCGAAGCCATCATCGAAGCCGGTCGCGCCCGCCTCCGCCCCATCCTCATGACCACCCTCACCACCGTGCTCGGCCTCGCGCCCATGGCCCTCGGTCTCGGTGAGGGCTCCGAGATCCGCACGCCCATGGCCATCACCGTCATCGCCGGTCTGGCCCTCTCCACCGTGCTCACCCTCGTCATCGTCCCCACCCTCTACGCCCAATTCGGCGGCCACCGGAAGGTAAACAGCTAG
- a CDS encoding efflux RND transporter permease subunit, whose product MRPREPIAYSLPRFSVTRPVTVLMILCAILVVGFIANQRIPVELFPAGMEGKSLGVHVSYGNASARDIEEKITRPIEEAIGTISGVREINSFVNSGRTFSRITFQNDVDMQLAYADLQDRMDRLMPEMPEDVDRIRLRRWDENDIPIMYLILDLPEQIVDKAYVLETVIEPAVQRVDGVGNVDTWGVENKEIRIDLIDERLRSHRIDPNTLIQLLRNQNFDLSSGWIMEGGSKVYVRSLGRLRTVEEMRALIVDPAHRLTLGDIADVRYRSSERDWAYRIDGRPAIGMEVTRESTGNIEAISRGVRAALDELTADPQLAGLRYEVFWDQGTHVRESIDNLKSTGLWGGFFAALVIYAFLRAPRMTGILTLAIPLSLLCTLVVVYFMGWTLNLATMMGLLLSVGLVVDNAIVITENIYRKRQLGGEATQAAISGAGEVGLAVTMATLTTVVVFLPLILMSDDAEFSFWMLRIGMPVIASLLASLFIALVFVPLASKRLSRGHRHHEPKTIGWMRRHYTSVLRWTLHHRIEASLIVLATFCTIAIPISQVKQARDQGGDEENNMRFFFELPSGNEFAESDAFMKTVEDYLQANKDTYNFSSIETRFGRSNGRVQARFQDNEPSEWYEVVWHNSLVGLGLRKPQMTKPEIEKHFRDNFETPPGVEFRTRRWGDSGGVGRITITLYGDDTSTLMGLAEQAADRLRSIDGVLGVETSMERGGNELQVQINRDRSRELGVDPRQVSGSISYSMRGMEVGRYYAPDGRDVRIQVQLEDAENQRIDDLKSMTFFTENGREVPLESVADLTVEKTLGQISRQNRLTTLNVTARTTMPQYQKVMAQVDEVMADFPMPRGYRWDKGLRWVRLQESNQAQQFAMLLSITFVFLLMGVLFESFILPLAVIIAVPFSFLGVYWALFITGTEMNMMAMIGMVILIGVVVNNAIVLVDLTNRLREEGVSRLDALVQAGQQRLRPILMTTCTTVCGLIPMALGNSQMIGMPYSPMGRAMIGGLIMSTVLTLVVVPLFYLLLDDLRNYAANIARSALTPFRSAPSPKATPPL is encoded by the coding sequence ATGCGCCCCCGCGAACCCATCGCCTATTCCCTGCCGCGCTTCTCCGTCACCCGCCCGGTGACGGTGTTGATGATCCTCTGCGCCATCCTCGTGGTCGGCTTCATCGCCAACCAACGCATCCCCGTCGAACTCTTCCCCGCCGGCATGGAGGGCAAGAGCCTCGGCGTGCATGTGAGCTACGGCAACGCCTCCGCCCGCGACATCGAAGAGAAGATCACCCGCCCCATCGAGGAAGCCATCGGCACCATCAGCGGCGTTCGCGAGATCAACAGCTTCGTTAACTCCGGCCGCACCTTCAGCCGCATCACCTTCCAAAACGACGTCGATATGCAGCTCGCCTACGCCGACCTGCAGGACCGCATGGACCGCCTCATGCCCGAGATGCCCGAGGACGTCGACCGCATCCGCCTGCGCCGCTGGGACGAGAACGACATTCCCATCATGTATCTCATCCTCGATCTGCCCGAGCAGATCGTCGACAAGGCCTACGTCCTTGAAACCGTCATCGAACCCGCCGTGCAACGCGTCGATGGCGTGGGCAACGTCGATACCTGGGGCGTCGAAAACAAGGAGATCCGCATCGACCTCATCGACGAGCGCCTCCGCTCCCACCGCATCGATCCCAACACCCTCATCCAACTCCTCCGCAATCAGAACTTCGACCTCTCCAGCGGCTGGATCATGGAGGGCGGCAGCAAGGTCTACGTGCGCTCCCTCGGCCGCCTGCGCACCGTCGAAGAGATGCGCGCCCTTATCGTCGACCCCGCCCACCGCCTCACCCTCGGCGACATCGCCGACGTGCGCTACCGCTCCAGCGAACGCGACTGGGCCTACCGCATCGACGGCCGCCCCGCCATCGGCATGGAGGTCACCCGCGAATCCACCGGCAACATCGAGGCCATCTCCCGCGGTGTCCGCGCCGCCCTCGACGAACTCACCGCCGACCCCCAACTCGCCGGCCTGCGCTACGAGGTTTTCTGGGATCAGGGCACGCACGTGCGTGAGTCCATCGACAATCTCAAATCCACCGGCCTGTGGGGCGGATTCTTCGCCGCCCTCGTCATCTATGCCTTCCTGCGCGCCCCGCGCATGACCGGCATCCTCACCCTCGCCATCCCGCTCTCCCTGCTGTGCACGCTCGTGGTGGTCTACTTCATGGGTTGGACGCTCAACCTCGCCACCATGATGGGCCTGCTCCTCAGCGTCGGCCTCGTGGTCGATAACGCCATCGTCATCACCGAAAACATCTACCGCAAACGGCAGCTCGGCGGCGAAGCCACCCAGGCCGCCATCAGCGGCGCCGGCGAGGTCGGTCTCGCCGTGACCATGGCCACGCTCACCACCGTTGTCGTGTTCCTGCCGCTCATCCTCATGAGCGACGACGCCGAGTTTTCCTTCTGGATGCTGCGCATCGGCATGCCGGTCATCGCCTCGCTCCTCGCATCCCTTTTCATCGCGCTCGTCTTCGTGCCGCTCGCGTCCAAACGCCTGTCCCGCGGTCACCGCCACCACGAGCCCAAGACCATCGGTTGGATGCGCCGTCACTACACCTCGGTGCTGCGTTGGACCCTTCACCACCGCATCGAAGCCAGCCTCATCGTGCTCGCCACCTTCTGCACCATCGCGATTCCCATCAGCCAGGTGAAACAGGCCCGCGACCAGGGCGGCGACGAAGAGAACAACATGCGTTTCTTCTTCGAACTGCCCTCCGGCAACGAGTTCGCCGAATCCGACGCCTTCATGAAAACGGTCGAGGACTACCTCCAGGCCAACAAGGACACCTACAACTTCTCCAGCATCGAAACCCGCTTCGGTCGCTCCAACGGCCGCGTCCAAGCCCGCTTCCAGGACAACGAACCGTCCGAGTGGTATGAGGTCGTCTGGCACAACTCCCTCGTCGGCCTCGGCCTGCGAAAACCCCAAATGACCAAGCCGGAGATTGAAAAACACTTCCGCGACAACTTCGAGACCCCGCCCGGCGTGGAGTTCCGCACCCGCCGCTGGGGCGACTCCGGCGGCGTGGGCCGCATCACCATCACCCTCTACGGCGACGACACCTCCACCCTCATGGGCCTCGCCGAACAAGCCGCCGACCGCCTCCGCTCCATCGACGGCGTCCTCGGCGTCGAGACCTCCATGGAACGCGGCGGCAACGAGCTGCAGGTCCAAATCAACCGCGATCGCTCCCGCGAACTCGGCGTCGACCCGCGCCAGGTCTCCGGTTCCATTTCCTACTCCATGCGCGGCATGGAGGTCGGCCGCTACTACGCCCCCGACGGCCGCGATGTGCGCATCCAGGTGCAGCTCGAAGACGCCGAAAACCAGCGCATCGACGACCTCAAATCCATGACCTTCTTCACCGAAAACGGACGCGAGGTGCCGCTCGAATCCGTCGCCGATCTCACCGTCGAAAAAACCCTCGGCCAAATCTCCCGCCAAAACCGCCTCACCACCCTCAACGTCACCGCCCGCACCACCATGCCCCAATACCAAAAGGTCATGGCCCAGGTCGACGAGGTCATGGCAGACTTCCCCATGCCCCGCGGCTACCGCTGGGACAAGGGCCTGCGCTGGGTCCGCCTGCAGGAAAGCAACCAGGCCCAGCAGTTCGCCATGCTGCTTTCGATCACCTTCGTCTTCCTGCTCATGGGCGTGCTCTTTGAGTCCTTCATCCTGCCACTCGCCGTCATCATCGCCGTGCCCTTCTCCTTCCTCGGCGTCTACTGGGCCCTCTTCATCACCGGCACCGAAATGAACATGATGGCCATGATCGGCATGGTCATCCTCATCGGCGTCGTTGTGAACAACGCCATCGTGCTCGTCGATCTCACCAACCGCCTCCGCGAAGAAGGTGTCTCCCGCCTCGATGCCCTCGTCCAAGCCGGCCAGCAACGCCTGCGTCCCATCCTCATGACGACCTGCACGACTGTCTGCGGCCTCATCCCCATGGCCCTCGGCAACTCCCAGATGATCGGCATGCCCTACTCCCCCATGGGCCGCGCCATGATCGGCGGGCTCATCATGTCGACCGTGCTCACCCTCGTCGTGGTGCCGCTCTTCTACCTCCTGCTCGACGACCTGCGCAACTACGCCGCCAACATCGCCCGCAGCGCCCTCACCCCCTTCCGCTCCGCTCCCTCCCCCAAAGCCACTCCACCGCTGTAG
- a CDS encoding efflux RND transporter periplasmic adaptor subunit, with the protein MFRRSAPLGPSALILAAALVLTACGKKEDPASGQADGKPAAEKSATTDAAKTDAAGDKKPGPNRAGPWGGGGQEEAVAVQTAPITRGPIAATLSFNSTLETESTVELFPQISGQVEELLVEEGDFVKTGDPLLQIDDRELRVDANEAQANLDLEKANFDRIQELFKRGLVNQQEFENARYSLTQRQLAFERAQIRLDHATVKAPFDGVVSEREVQVGARVGTGTKLFSLVSLQDMVAVVYAPGRYLTEVAKNQPAAVTSEFLPGQTYSGWVKRISPVIDPQSGTFKVTVGVSNPTREVLPGLFVKVAITTEERPNALLAPKRAIVYDGGGQYLFTVRDNKAVRIPLEAGFETPSTVEVRSGLSVGDPIIVLGQAGLKDGATVKVVDPDVATTKKPPVDRENPNRKKRPEGEAASTDS; encoded by the coding sequence TCGCCGCCGCCCTCGTGCTGACGGCTTGCGGCAAAAAGGAGGACCCCGCCTCCGGCCAAGCCGACGGTAAACCCGCCGCCGAAAAATCCGCCACGACCGACGCCGCCAAAACCGACGCCGCCGGCGACAAAAAACCCGGCCCCAATCGCGCCGGTCCCTGGGGCGGCGGTGGCCAGGAGGAGGCCGTCGCCGTGCAAACCGCGCCCATCACCCGCGGCCCCATTGCCGCCACCCTCTCTTTCAACTCCACCCTCGAAACCGAATCCACCGTCGAGCTCTTCCCCCAGATCTCCGGCCAGGTAGAGGAGCTGCTCGTGGAGGAGGGCGACTTCGTCAAAACCGGCGATCCGCTCCTCCAAATCGACGACCGCGAACTCCGCGTCGACGCCAACGAAGCCCAAGCCAACCTCGACCTCGAAAAGGCCAACTTCGATCGCATCCAGGAGCTCTTCAAACGCGGCCTCGTGAACCAGCAGGAGTTCGAAAACGCCCGCTACTCCCTCACCCAACGCCAGCTTGCCTTCGAACGCGCCCAGATCCGCCTCGACCACGCCACCGTCAAAGCCCCCTTCGACGGCGTCGTCTCCGAACGTGAGGTCCAAGTCGGCGCCCGCGTCGGCACCGGCACCAAGTTGTTCTCCCTCGTTTCCCTCCAGGACATGGTCGCCGTCGTTTACGCGCCCGGCCGCTACCTCACCGAGGTTGCCAAGAACCAACCCGCCGCCGTCACCTCCGAGTTTCTCCCCGGCCAAACCTACTCCGGCTGGGTCAAGCGCATCAGCCCGGTCATCGATCCGCAAAGCGGCACCTTCAAAGTCACCGTCGGCGTAAGCAACCCGACCCGCGAAGTCCTTCCCGGCCTGTTCGTTAAAGTCGCCATCACCACCGAAGAGCGCCCCAACGCCCTCCTCGCCCCCAAACGCGCCATCGTTTACGACGGCGGCGGCCAATACCTCTTCACCGTCCGCGACAACAAAGCCGTTCGAATCCCGCTCGAAGCCGGTTTCGAAACACCCTCCACCGTCGAGGTCCGCTCCGGTCTCTCCGTCGGTGATCCCATCATCGTGCTCGGCCAGGCCGGCCTGAAGGACGGCGCCACCGTCAAGGTCGTCGATCCCGACGTCGCCACCACCAAAAAGCCCCCGGTCGACCGCGAAAACCCCAACCGCAAAAAGCGCCCCGAAGGCGAAGCCGCCTCCACCGACTCCTGA